In one window of bacterium DNA:
- a CDS encoding helix-turn-helix transcriptional regulator, with translation MVETVYAGFNRVPQLGPRLHSHELWEMVFYTQGEGRILVGQKFYDFRCGTTLCLPPAIPHEEHTHIPYCNYCLSIRGIEWEPHVIEVQDSGDHPIFALARLICQEALQEAPLHQERMEHLATVLISHIEEIQKSGRPDYVQRLKEELLRNVDNPDFDLGQRMEGYPVCADHLRRCFEKAFGVNPKSFQLQLRLEQARQRLRNGQSVKEAARQSGFPDQNYFSRRFKFHFGYCPTECSPRLRSDVV, from the coding sequence ATGGTCGAGACTGTTTATGCTGGCTTTAACCGCGTTCCGCAACTGGGGCCTAGGCTTCATAGTCATGAGCTCTGGGAGATGGTGTTCTATACACAGGGGGAAGGCCGGATTCTGGTCGGGCAGAAATTCTACGATTTCCGGTGTGGTACCACCCTCTGTCTTCCTCCGGCAATTCCGCATGAGGAGCACACACACATTCCCTATTGCAATTATTGCCTGTCCATTCGCGGTATAGAGTGGGAGCCACATGTCATTGAGGTTCAGGACTCGGGGGATCATCCGATTTTCGCGCTGGCGAGGTTAATCTGCCAGGAGGCACTTCAAGAGGCACCCCTCCATCAGGAGCGAATGGAGCACCTGGCCACGGTATTGATCAGCCATATCGAGGAAATCCAGAAATCAGGACGCCCTGACTATGTTCAAAGGCTTAAGGAAGAGCTGCTACGCAATGTGGATAATCCCGACTTTGACCTTGGGCAGCGTATGGAAGGGTATCCTGTGTGTGCGGACCATCTTCGCCGCTGTTTTGAAAAGGCCTTCGGAGTCAATCCTAAGTCCTTTCAGCTGCAACTCCGCCTGGAACAGGCGCGTCAGCGACTTCGAAACGGTCAGAGTGTCAAGGAGGCGGCCCGGCAAAGCGGGTTCCCGGATCAGAATTATTTTTCGCGCCGGTTCAAGTTTCATTTTGGATATTGTCCCACCGAGTGTTCCCCTCGCCTCCGATCTGATGTCGTCTGA
- a CDS encoding uroporphyrinogen decarboxylase family protein: MTNRERIINTFLGKPVDRAPFGIGLGFCPWGETYGRWKTESGLQDLNLKTYHGFDDDFAVVPVEYGPWPHFDGKILKDEGDTVVSLDWRGFTVRNMKNGGSMPEFLDYPVKSEDDWKRYKDERLFPDFEGRLAGLNQLGAIRARDVPVQVGVFPWGHFGTPRDLLGVEELLVGFYTMPEVIHDMMETFTTLWLKLYERIQARIQIDHIHIWEDMSGKQGSLISMAMVEAFMMPQYDRITAFAKANNIPLLSVDSDGLVNELVDVMPRHGINVFFPFEVQAGNDVREYRRHFPELGIWGGLDKNTLADGQPLSAIHAELDKAAEMLAAGRYVPALDHLVPPNVSWKTWCYYIEHLKKLIVA; this comes from the coding sequence ATGACCAATCGCGAGCGGATTATCAATACTTTTTTGGGCAAACCGGTCGATCGGGCGCCGTTTGGCATTGGCCTGGGTTTCTGTCCTTGGGGCGAGACCTATGGGCGATGGAAAACCGAGTCCGGCCTACAGGACTTGAATTTAAAGACCTATCATGGGTTCGACGACGACTTTGCCGTCGTGCCGGTGGAGTATGGCCCCTGGCCCCATTTTGACGGTAAAATCCTCAAGGATGAAGGTGATACGGTGGTGTCGCTCGACTGGCGCGGCTTCACGGTGCGGAATATGAAGAATGGTGGCTCCATGCCCGAATTCCTGGATTACCCTGTCAAGTCGGAAGATGATTGGAAGCGATACAAGGACGAGCGCCTGTTTCCGGATTTCGAGGGACGCCTGGCCGGCTTAAACCAACTTGGTGCCATCCGAGCTAGGGATGTACCGGTTCAGGTGGGTGTGTTTCCCTGGGGTCACTTTGGTACGCCTCGCGATCTGCTGGGTGTGGAGGAACTGCTGGTGGGGTTCTACACCATGCCGGAGGTCATCCATGACATGATGGAGACCTTCACCACGCTGTGGCTCAAACTCTATGAACGGATCCAGGCCCGAATTCAGATTGACCATATTCATATTTGGGAGGATATGTCGGGCAAACAGGGCTCCTTGATTTCAATGGCCATGGTGGAGGCCTTCATGATGCCGCAGTATGACCGGATTACGGCCTTCGCCAAAGCGAACAACATTCCACTGCTCTCCGTTGATTCCGACGGACTGGTCAACGAACTGGTCGACGTGATGCCCCGACACGGCATCAATGTCTTCTTCCCCTTTGAAGTTCAGGCTGGTAATGATGTAAGGGAATACCGCAGGCATTTCCCGGAACTGGGCATATGGGGCGGACTCGACAAGAATACCCTGGCCGATGGTCAGCCGTTGAGCGCGATTCATGCCGAGTTGGATAAGGCGGCCGAAATGCTTGCGGCAGGCCGCTATGTTCCGGCGCTCGACCACCTGGTTCCTCCAAACGTCTCATGGAAGACCTGGTGCTACTATATTGAACATCTGAAGAAACTAATCGTAGCCTAG